The genome window TGGTCTGAATCTCCACGCCCACGTCCCTGGTGGCCTCCATGGTCTTCTCCGCCAGCTTGCGCACCTCGTCGGCCACCACCGCGAATCCGCGTCCGGCGTCCCCGGCCCGGGCCGCCTCGATGGCGGCGTTGAGCGCCAGCAGATTGGTCTGGTCCGCAATATCGGAGATCACCCCCATGATGCGGCCGATGCCCTCGGCCTGCCTGCCCAGCCGCGCCACACGGTCCGTCAGCTCGCGCGAGCTTCCTGAGGCGGTGCGGATCGATTCCAGGGTTTGCGCCACGATATCGGCCCCGGTCCGGGCGCGGCCCATGGCCTTTTCCGCAGCCTCTGACGCGGCGTGGGCGCTGGAGGCGGTTTCACTCACAGAGGCGTTCATCTGTTCCATGGCGGTCGCGGCCTCGCCAATGCATTTCTGCTGCTCCTGCGCACCGGTGCGCGCCCTGGCGGACGCCTCGCCCACCCTACCGGATTCACCGCGCACACCGCCAATGACCTCATTGAGGGTCTGGGCGGCGGAAAGAAGCCCCTGGCAACGGGTGCTTTCCGCCTTGCTCCGCACTTCCTCCATCTCCGTCCGAAGCCGCAGGGTCTCGGCCTGCGCGGCCTCGCACTGCTCCAGGCTCGCCACCAAGGTCCCGTCCGTCGCCGTCAGCCGTTTAACAATTCGGTGAATTCCGGCAACGGCCTTGTCAAACATCCCGGCAGGAATCTCTTTCTTCTGCAAAACCGGACTTTCGCCAGCCGCGACCGTCTCCACCAGCGATTCCACGAGACGGTATTGCCGGACAGCCCTCCGGCTCATGAAAAACACGGCCAAAAACAATGCCGCCGCAACAAATATGAATACTCCCCCCGCCAAGCTCATGGACATATTTGTAACTTCCGGCTCCGGGCCTACCGAGGCCGCAACCAAGCTTCCCCCGCTCCAGAAAAAGAGCGCCCCAAGCACGGAACACACTGAAATAGTAAAACAAAATACTGCCATACTTTTTGCCATCACAACCTCCACTATTGCTGAACATGCGTAAGCGACAGGGACGACAAAGCAAAAGCAAGGCCAAATTCACCATAAAAAAAGGCCGCCCTTTCGGACGGCCCGTTCAACCTTCTTGCGCCAACCCTAGAGAAAATCAGGGTCGATGCTCGCCTTTCCTCCTGCGAGGACAAGCTTGATGTAACGCACGGTCCTGTCGTCCACCGGCACGATGGGAAAATTCCTGCGGCAGGCGTCGCACTGGGCCATGGCCGGACGCGTGGGCGCAATGAGCGGTACCTCGCGCTCGCAATGCGGGCAGGGGTAGAGATAGATGATTTCCAGCCCTGCGGGCTTCACAGGAGTCAACGGCTTCTTGGTTTCGGACATGTTCTCGTATTTCCTTTTATTTGATCAGGCACTTGCCCGTCATTTCGGCAGGCTTTTCCAGACCCATCAGGGACAGGATGGTGGGCGCGATATCGCCAAGGATGCCCGGCTCCAGCGTGCCTGAAACGCCTTCCTCGATGTACACCAGCGGCACGGGGTTGGTGCTGTGTGCGGTCTGGGGGCCGCCGTCCGGTCCGATCATCTCCTCGGCATTGCCGTGGTCGGCGGTAAGCAGCACACGGCCGCCCTGCTCCAGCATGGTGGTGACCACGCGCTCCACGCAGGCATCCACGGTAACGCAGGCCAGGTTGGCGGCCTCGATGATGCCGGTATGGCCCACCATGTCCAGGTTGGCGAAGTTGCAAACGCTCAGGTCGTACTTGCCCAGGCGTTCCACCAGCTTGTCCGCGACCTCGTCCGCGCTCATCTGCGGCTTGAGGTCGTAGGTGGCCACGTCGCGCGGGGACTGCACCAGTTCGCGATCTTCGCCCTCGTAGGGCTCTTCGCGGCCGCAGTTGAGGAAATAGGTCACGTGGGCGTATTTCTCGGTCTCGGCAATGCGCAGCTGTTTGAGCCCGGCCCTGGAAACAACCTCGCCCAGGGTGTTGGCGTAGCTTTCGGGCGGGAAGGCCACGGGCAACGGAAAGGTGGACTCGTACTGGGTCATGGTTGCGAAACCGGCCAGTGCGGGCACCTTGCCGCGCTTGAACTCGGTAAAGTCGGCCTCGAAGATGGCCCGGCAAATCTGACGGGCTCGGTCCGCGCGGAAGTTGAAAAAAAACACCGCGTCGCCGTCACTGATGCACACATCCTTGCCACCCACCAGGAACGGCTTTATAAATTCGTCATTTTCACCGGCGTCGTAGGACTCCCGGATACCGGCGATTGCGTCGGCCTTCACCGGGACGTCGCCCTCCACCAGGGCCTTGTAAGCCAGCTCATTACGCTCGAAGCGCTTGTCGCGGTCCATGGCGTAGTAACGGCCGGAAACCACGCCGGGGCGGCCGATGCCGATCTCGTCCATCTTGGCCACGAGCTGCTCCACATAGCCCTTGCCGCTGACGGGCGGCGTGTCGCGGCCGTCCATGAAGCAGTGCACGATGACCTCGGGAACATTCTTTTCCTTGGCCATCCTGAGAAGCGCGTAAATGTGGTTCTGGTGGCTGTGCACCCCGCCGTCGGAGATGAGGCCCATGAGATGCAGGCGACCGCTTCCGGCCTTGGCCTTTTCCATGAGGTCCACCAGGGTCGGGTTCTCGTTGATGGAGCCGGTTTCGATGGCCATGTCGATGCGGGTCATGTCCTGGTAGACCACGCGGCCCGCGCCGATATTCATGTGCCCCACTTCGGAGTTGCCCATGAAGCCGTCGGGCAGCCCCACGGAGCGGCCCGAACAGAGCAGCTCGGTATGGGGGTATTTCTCAAGAAGGGAATCCAGGAACGGGGTGGACGCGTTGCGCACGCAGTTGCCCTTGCCGTCCGGGGCGATTCCCCATCCGTCCAATATCAACAGAAGCGTATTCTTTTTGGTCATTCGTTACTCCCTGGGCTTTTCGCCGCAGAAATTCCTGCGCTCAGCCTCGGACCACATGCCCTCGATATTGTAAAAATCACGCAATTCGGACTGGAACACATGAATGATCATGTCATTGAGATCGACGAGGATCCAGTCTCCGGGCTTGTATCCTTCCATGCCGAGGAACTCGATTCCTTCCTCCCGGCACTTTTCAAGCACGAAATCGGCCAGGGCCTGGCCGTGCTTGAGGCTGCGGGCCGAAACCACGCAGATGGTTTCCGTGATGGAGCAAAGGCCGGCCACATCCATGGTGACGATGTCTTCGCCCTGCTTTTCATCCAGCCATTCACAGACGAGAGCAGCCTTTTCGCTGCTGGAAATGTCTTTGTACTTCTTCTCTTTCTTCACTGCTACATTCCTAATATTTGGCCGTG of Salidesulfovibrio onnuriiensis contains these proteins:
- a CDS encoding methyl-accepting chemotaxis protein; translation: MSRRAVRQYRLVESLVETVAAGESPVLQKKEIPAGMFDKAVAGIHRIVKRLTATDGTLVASLEQCEAAQAETLRLRTEMEEVRSKAESTRCQGLLSAAQTLNEVIGGVRGESGRVGEASARARTGAQEQQKCIGEAATAMEQMNASVSETASSAHAASEAAEKAMGRARTGADIVAQTLESIRTASGSSRELTDRVARLGRQAEGIGRIMGVISDIADQTNLLALNAAIEAARAGDAGRGFAVVADEVRKLAEKTMEATRDVGVEIQTIQSEVERTVKGVEHMADVADSAALQAEASGSALEDIVAHAGESADRIREIATAASQQSAASEAITRTITEVNAISESTGGQMRDSDAAVSVLGERLDDLSALVEAFELVGNGRVQEVLEDIIGAPGFVDLERGYMESVLKAAVRKHAFLELLYVTDAKGRQVVSNIGGEVMEYSEDRGAHGSDWAGRPWFDGAVESGTYYVSDVYVSSASGGKCITVSTPVRDSRGVSLGVLAADVRLES
- the gpmI gene encoding 2,3-bisphosphoglycerate-independent phosphoglycerate mutase; this translates as MTKKNTLLLILDGWGIAPDGKGNCVRNASTPFLDSLLEKYPHTELLCSGRSVGLPDGFMGNSEVGHMNIGAGRVVYQDMTRIDMAIETGSINENPTLVDLMEKAKAGSGRLHLMGLISDGGVHSHQNHIYALLRMAKEKNVPEVIVHCFMDGRDTPPVSGKGYVEQLVAKMDEIGIGRPGVVSGRYYAMDRDKRFERNELAYKALVEGDVPVKADAIAGIRESYDAGENDEFIKPFLVGGKDVCISDGDAVFFFNFRADRARQICRAIFEADFTEFKRGKVPALAGFATMTQYESTFPLPVAFPPESYANTLGEVVSRAGLKQLRIAETEKYAHVTYFLNCGREEPYEGEDRELVQSPRDVATYDLKPQMSADEVADKLVERLGKYDLSVCNFANLDMVGHTGIIEAANLACVTVDACVERVVTTMLEQGGRVLLTADHGNAEEMIGPDGGPQTAHSTNPVPLVYIEEGVSGTLEPGILGDIAPTILSLMGLEKPAEMTGKCLIK
- the rsfS gene encoding ribosome silencing factor yields the protein MKKEKKYKDISSSEKAALVCEWLDEKQGEDIVTMDVAGLCSITETICVVSARSLKHGQALADFVLEKCREEGIEFLGMEGYKPGDWILVDLNDMIIHVFQSELRDFYNIEGMWSEAERRNFCGEKPRE